TCTCATGAAAAAGCTCCGCGAATCCCGGCAGATCACGCGCATACAGCGGCGGGGTGCTCCGGATCGCTTCCGGCACCTCAAACACCTTGCGGATTCTGCCGGGATTCCGCTGCAGCAGAATGACCCGGCTGCTGACGGCAATCGCCTCAGACAGGTCATGGGTCACCAGAATCGCCGTTGTTCCCCTGCGCAGCAAGGTCTCGGAGACGAGATCCTCCAGCTGAAGCTTGATCTGGTAATCCAACGCGGAGAACGGTTCATCCAGCAGCAGCAGCCCGGGATCAGTCGCCAGGGTCCGGACCAGGGCCACACGCTGGCGCATGCCTCCCGAGAACTGGGCCGGATATGCCTGCTCTTTGCCTTCAAGCCCCATATCGGCGAGCAGCTGCAGCGTCTGGGCGCGTGAGCTCCCGGTCAGCCTGCCGGTCAGCTCCAGCCCGAGCAGCACATTATCCTGGATGGTCCTCCAGGGAAACAGATAGTCCTGCTGGAGCATATAGCCTACCTCCGGTGAAGGTCCCGTGACCGGACGGCCGCTGAGCAGCACTTCGCCGCGTGACGGCTGCAGCAGCCCTGCGATGATCGACAGTATCGTCGTTTTGCCGCAGCCGCTCGGACCAACCAGGCTGATGAATTCGCCCGCTCCGACAGTGAGATTCAGATCCTCAATCGCAAGATTAGCCTCGCCGTCTCCCAGATAGGCGTGTGTGATTTCCTTCAACTCCACTACTGGAAGCATATTGGCCCTCCTATAAGTTCTTTGTTGACGGATTGTGTAGTATAGCTGACGCCGGACTTGCCTACTTCACGCTGCTCTCTGCCTGCTGCGCAAAGCTGTTATCAACGATGGTGCCTGCCGGAATCCGTTCCTTGAGTTCACCCGCGTAGTCGATTACATCCAGCAGATTGTTCCATTCCTTGTCATCGATTACCGGGTTCACCGCATAGGTATCCTGTTCCTTGTAGCGGCTGATGGCAGAGACCACAATGCTCCGGTCCGTCTTGTCAAAATACGGCATCACCGCATCAGCAATCTCCTCGGCGCTATGAGCCTTCACCCAGAGCTGGGCCCGCTGGATTGCATTCGTGAATTTCTGTACCGTCTCTTTGTTCTTGCCGATATAGCTCTGCTTCGCCATAAATACGGTATACGGCAGATAACCGCTCTCCACCCCGAAGGAAGCCACCACCTGACCCCGGCCTTCCTTCTCGAAGATTGAAGCCTGCGGCTCAAAAAGCTGCACATAGTCCCCGGTTCCGGAAGCAAAAGCGCCGGCAATGTTTGCAAAGTCAATATTCTGGATCAGCTTGATATCCTTCGCGGTGTCGATCCCCTTATTCTTCAGGGTAAAAGCGCCGGCCATTTGCGGCATTCCCCCTTGTCTCTGTCCGAGGAAGGTTGACCCTTTGACTTTGTCCCATGTGAAGTGGTTATCCGGCGTACGTGCGAACAGGAAGGTTCCGTCCCGCTGGGTAAGCTGGGCGAAATTGATGACCGGATCATCCGCCCCCTGCTGGTACACGTAAATCGAGGTTTCCGAGCCGACCAGAGCTACATCGATGGCACCGGAGAGCAGTGCAGTCATCGTTTTGTCCCCGCCGGGTATCGTCTGCAGCTCCACATCCAGCCCTTCGTCCTTGAAGAAGCCCTGCGACAAGGCCACATACTCGGGCGCATAGAACACGGAACGGGTTACTTCGCCGATCTTCACCTTGACGGCAGCCGAGCTCCCGCCGCAACCGGCAATGACCGACAGACTCAAAAGTATGATCAGGAACGGCAATAACAGCTTAAGCTTGTATTTCATGCGATCTTCTCCTTTCTTTCCGGGTCTTCCGCCCTTGCTCTAAGCATATGCGGGAGCCTATAGAAAGGTTAAAGAGCCGTATCGCATCCTAAATCCATAAAAAAAGCCAGTCTTCTCAAAGGAAGGCTGACATAGTCTGTCTGGCCGGGAGCTAATCTCCCATATTAAACGGTGAGTCATGAAGCAGCCATTCGCCAAAGGCATGGCACAGCTCCGCCCGGGTGAGCGGGAAGGCAATGATATAATCGTCTCCGGGTTCACAGCTGCTGCGCAGCAGCCAGCCGCCGGTCTCCGCTTCGATGTACGAGGCCTGCTGAAGATTCCAGTCTCCGCCTTCCCGTGAACATAAACGCAGCTCTCCTGAAGCCGTCTGCGCCTTCAGCGTTCCGGCCAGCCGGGCAGCGCTGTCAGGATCGCCGGTCTCCGCGCCCAGGCATTCGGCCAGCACACATAAGGTCCAGCCTTCCGCCCGTTCCCGGATCTCCTCGAACCGCCGTCTGGACAGAAAGAGTGCCGGAACAGACAACGTCCGGGCCTGCGGCTGGCCCAGGCAGTTGAACAGATATTCGCAGGCCCCCTTCGTCTCCTCAGACAGTTTCAGTTCATAGCCGAAGGCGTCCTCAGCCTGCACTCCCGTAATGATCGTCCGGTCCTCCAGAACCTGCATACAGACATCCTGAAGGACATCGCCCTCATCGAACCTCAGCCTGCAGATCCGCAAGGCGCCGGGGGCTGCCCGAATCAGACTGTCAATCTTGTGCCGCCCGGCTGCGCCCGGGAACAGAAAAGCCGCCAAACAGGCCACATCCTGATTATTCACATTCATAATCCCTTCCTTTATCGCTGAATCCATGTTTTTATATATTTTATATAAATAAGCAGCTGCAGGTAAGTAGTGAACCTATGAAAGTTACAATCTTTATGTTATCATAAGCTAATTTTAAGGTAAAATTAAGAAAGAGAGGGTAAGATCATTAGCATGAAATACTTTTAGCGAGGTGATTTCGATGACAATGCTTATCACATTTCAAAACAAGCGTGTACCTGTATATTTCACAACCGAAAACAAACAGCCGACCCAAAAAGTACTTCGACTGCTAAACAGCACACTGGAGCTTAAAATCCAAAAGGGAAAAAACGCCCTGCAGAAATGTCTGAATTCTCTAATCAGTATTGAAATCAAAGGCTCAGAAGCTATATTGCACAGTTACAGTGAAAATGATACATTGGCATTATCCCTCTACTAAACAGAGGGATTTTTTTTGAGCTTAAAAAAGCACACACCTGCCGGGCAGGGAGTGCTTTGTTTATAAGGGCTAAGGCAGGCGCCGTCAGCCGATCCGCAGATTCTGTTTCTCTTGCTTTTCCGCCTTCTGAATTCGCAATTTGAACAACTTCACCAGGTTAAGCCGGGTATGCTCTTCGTGACAGTTGTCCAGTTTCTTGATGATGAACCGGTCAATGGACATGTCAATCGCTCCTTTGAATGGGGGCTCTATCCTTATATTTCCTATATAACCGGGGTGCAGATTCCCTAAACCCGTCCCTTCAGCAGCCAAAATCCCATGTCGAAATAAGCCGACTACATATAGACAGCGAATCTGCAAATGAAACGGAGCAACCGAAGATATAGTAGGAATGCAAAAACAAGGCTTTTTCTGTCGCAAAAAAATTTTTATCCGCCGGGATATTTACAAACAAAAAACTAAATGCTATATTATCGATAGTTAATATTAAATATATACCTAAGGAGAAATCATAATGTCGAATGTACTGTTTATCAAAGCAAATAACCGCCCTGCCGAGCAGGCTGTAAGTGTTCAGCTCTACAACGAATTCCTGGCAAGCTACAAGGAGACTCATCCGCAGGATCAGATTACCGAGCTTGATCTGTTCGCTGAACAATTGCCTTACTACGATAACACACTGATTACCGGTGTTTACAAGGCTGCTCAGGGCTTCGAAGCCACTCCTGAAGAAGCTGCAGGCGCCGCACTGGTGAAGAAATACCTCGACCAGTTCCTGGCTGCTGACAAGGTTGTATTTGCCTTCCCGCTGTGGAACATGACCGTTCCGGCTGTACTGCACACTTACATCGACTACCTGAACCAGGCCGGTACTACCTTCAAGTATACCGCTGAAGGTCCGGTAGGACTGCTGACCGGCAAGAAGGCAGCTGTGCTGAATGCAAGAGGCGGCGTATACTCCGAAGGCCCGGCAGCAAGCGCTGAGATGGCTGTTAACTTCATCCTGGGCAACCTGAACTTCTGGGGCTTCAAAGAGATCACACAGGTCATCATCGAAGGACACAACCAGAACCCTGATAAATCCGCTGACATTATCGCATCCGGCCTGCAGCTGGCGAAGACAGCAGCAGCATCGTTCTAAGACAGGCGCGTTAAACGTCCGGTTCTTCCCTTACAGACCGTACCTTTATCAGCTATCCGTCATGACTTGAACCGGACTTTTATTCACATATAGCTTCCCGCAGAAGTTCCCTCCGGGCACCTGCCTGGAAGCAGCACGTTAAGGCCCCGCAGCTATCATAGCTGCGGGGCCTTAACTTTATAGTCAGAATGATGCGGATATTTCCTCTCCGCTCAATACTCCTCCAGCACCCGCTGCCAGCTGCTCCCCTTAGCCCGGGGCGGCTTAGCCTTGGTTGCTGCGGCCATCGTCTTGCGCTTCTGCTTCGCTTCCTTGCTGTTCTGGTATTGCAGCTCCTTCTGCGTCTTGCGGTAGCTCAGCAGCCGCTTCTCCTCCAGCTCTCCGCTGGCCAAGGCGGCCAGCACGGCACAGCCCTCCTCACGGGTATGGCTGCAATCGCTGAAGCGGCAGTCTGCGGCAAGCGTGCTGATCTCTCCGAATGCGAGCTCCAGCCCGCCGTCATCCTCCCACAGCTGCAGCTCGCGCATCCCCGGCGTATCGATGATGATGCCGCCGTCCGGGAGGGCGAACAGCTCACGGTGTGTCGTCGTATGACGTCCGCGGCTGTCCCCTTCCCGGACCTCCTGGGTCAATTGCAGCTCCCGGCCGCTGAGCCAGTTGACCATCGTCGATTTGCCGCACCCGGACGAGCCGGTCAGGGCTACCGTCTGGCCGCTGCCGAGATAAGGCAGCAGCGCTTCCCGGCCTTCTCCTTGCACAGCGCTGACCGCATGGACAGGAACTCCGGGCGCGGTCCGCTCCATCTCGGCGATTTTCACATCGGCATCTGTGCAGAGATCTGCCTTGGTCAGCAGGATTACCGGGTTCGCCCCGCTGTTCCAGGCCATGATGAGATACCGCTCCATCCGCCGCACATTGAAATCGTCATTCAGTGCGCTGACCAGAAACAGAGTGTCCACATTGGACGCTACGAGCTGCTCCTCCTGGTTCGGACCCGGCACCTTGCGCGAGATGACGCTGCGGCGGGGCAGCACGGCATGAATCACGCCATGGGCTCCGCCGTCCTGCACAGCCAGGACCACCCAGTCCCCTACCGCCGGATATTCGCCGGACCCGGTCAGCGAGTGGCGCAGCTTGCCTGACAGCTCACTCCACATCTCTCCGCTTCCGCTGATCACCCGGTATTTGCTGCCGAAATCACCTGAGATTCTGCCGGGCACCAGCTCCCGGCCGGCATCCAGCTGCTTCAGCTTCTCTGTCCATTTACTCTTCCATTCTTCGTTCCAGCCATATTGTTCAATAATCATCCAATTCCTCCTGAATCGTTATTATCCGTCTAATTTTCATGACTCCTACTGTATCTCCCCGGGCAGTTATCGCTCTAACTCCACACAAAAACGCCGGAAACCAATGGTTCCGGCGGCAGTCTCAGCAAGCCCAGGCACGCGCTCCAACCGGAGAACGCAGCCTGTAGCCTGCCTGGTGCGGTGCTATTCTGCACACACCAAAAAAGCCGCCGGAACCGATACGGTTCCCGGCGGCTCTAGATCGCTAATCAGAGCTTACCTGCGGTGCTGGACAAGCTTACTCCACAGCACCCGTTCCCGGAAGACACGTATCCACAACAGTTGCAACCACCACAACAAAGCTTGTATGAACTGTCATATTACATCGTCTCCTTCCGAGTAGAATATGCTGTAATAATAATCATAGCTGCGGCTGTTTGTCAACAGCCCGCCTCAAATTCATTAAATCATCCGCTGCAGCTCATCCAGCTCATCAATGGCTGCAACCGGCTCAGCCTTAAGCGAAGCATCCCAGGCATGGTTGCGCTTCAGCCAGATGGTTCTCATACCAGCCCGGGCCGCCCCCTCGATATCATTCACCGGATGGTCGCCGATGAACAAGGTCTTGTCTGCAGGCGTCCCGAGGCGTTCCAGGGCTAACTGGTAGATGCCGGGGGCCGGCTTCCAGATGCCCACTTCGCCGGAGATCACTATGGTGCGGAAGTAGCCGCGCAGCCCGAGCAGGTCGATTTTGCCATATTGGATGTCCCTGCTGCCGTTAGTGACCAGCCCGAGCGGATACCCGCGTTGCTTACAGTACTCCAGTGTCTCCACCGCATGCTTCATGATCGCCCCGTGACGGATATATGTCTCATCGTAATACTCGCGGATCTCTGCCGCTGACAACGCCTTCTCCCAGGGAAGCACCCCGCTCAGCTCGGCGAAGAAACCGTCCTTATCGCGATAACCGTCCGCATCCCGGACGATCATATCCTCCACTACCTGTGCGGCCTGCTCCTCACTCAGATGGCTTAAGAACTCCCCGACAAACGCCCTGCTGAAGCTGCGGAAGGTCTGGTCCCGGTCCATCAGTGTGTTGTCCAGATCAAACAGCAAGCCTTGTACCTCTCTCATGCTTACATCCCCCTATGTAATCAACTCTGCCAGTCTAGCATCAGAGATTCATTGTACTACGTCCGGGGGAACGAAGAAAAGGCTATTCCGCTTCAGAGACATAACCGCCTCCTTGTACAGAATAGCCTGTATATTCAGAATAAGCTCAGCGCACATTAGGATTCAAAATGCTCCGGGCGATGCGTCAGCATCATTTCCTCGTCGGTAATATAGAGCGGAAACGGCGGGGTCTCCTTCAGATAACGCTCCGTGGCCAGCAGGCGGTAATGCACCTCCGGCAGCCAGGCATCCTCAAGCAGCGGCAGCTTGCCGGTGTCACTGATATAATGATCTACCGCCGACTGGACCATATCCAGATAATACGGAACCAGCTTGTCAGCCTCTTCAAAAATCTCAAATGTCTCGCTCGACATATAGAACTTCTGCTCCGGAACGCCGCCCAGATACCGCTTGAGCCGGCTCAGATCAATGCTTTTATCTTCCTGAATCAGAACTGTGCGGTTAATTGGAGCGGGCATATCTTCTTCAAATTGCCTCACAGCCTGCTTGATCTGCGGCAATGTAACGACAGGGGCTACGGGTGATTTATTTTTTTTGGCACGTTTGAATAGCATACTGAAAAACTCCTTTCCTAAGGATCTGTCAGATAACGCTTACAATTACATTTTATTCGTTATTCTAACAATTAATCAGCAGTTTCATACTTGTCACAAAAAATCCCCATTAATTAGATCATTATTTGACATTTTCCCAGTGAGTCCACAACTCTGGCGGGTTCAGCTCATAGCGGTCGTTCTCGCGGTACATGAACTGATGCATGATGAACTCACGGCGGATCGTAGCGTAGTCCTCGTGAAACGGCTTGATGAATTCGTTGATTTCTTTCTCGGAATAGACAACCCCGGGCTCCAGCTTCTCCACCATGTATTGCAGGGCAATCAGCTTCTTCTTGTATTGTGAGGGAATCTGCCGCAGGCGGCCGTCTTTGGCAAAAAAATTGCGGAGCACGGATTCCTTCAGACTGTGTTCAGGCGACTGCTCTTCCATCTCTTCCACCCCCTTGGCAAAAATAAATTTCAGTGAGGCCTCTGAGCCTGCCTGAATAAACTCGGGATTCAGCTTGAAATATACAATGTTCTTGTCCCGGCGCTCTGAAATCAGTGCGGCCTCGCGCAGCTTGGCAGCATGATGGGTCACCGTGGGCTGGGACAGATTCAGCTTCTCGGCCAGTGCATGGCCGTGCAGCTCGCCTCTGGACAAGAGGAGCAGCATCTTCATCCGGGTCGGATCGGACAAGGCCTTGTGATAGGCGACGATTTTGTCTAATTGCAAACGGACCACACTCCAGTAAATAATCCAAAACATTAATGTTAGATATATATCTAATTATATACCCATATCAGGCATTCTGCAACCGTCATTTGCCGGTATCCGCCGGGCAATGGCAAAAAAATAAAATATAATGTACCATTTACTGAATAGACTACTAACCTGGGAGGACATAGTGATGAAAGACGTTATTATTATCGGCGCCGGCCCCTGCGGGCTGTCGGCCGCCATTGAATGCCAGCGCCAGGGGCTGTCCAGCCTGAT
This region of Paenibacillus sp. FSL K6-1096 genomic DNA includes:
- a CDS encoding metalloregulator ArsR/SmtB family transcription factor, which translates into the protein MQLDKIVAYHKALSDPTRMKMLLLLSRGELHGHALAEKLNLSQPTVTHHAAKLREAALISERRDKNIVYFKLNPEFIQAGSEASLKFIFAKGVEEMEEQSPEHSLKESVLRNFFAKDGRLRQIPSQYKKKLIALQYMVEKLEPGVVYSEKEINEFIKPFHEDYATIRREFIMHQFMYRENDRYELNPPELWTHWENVK
- a CDS encoding HAD family hydrolase; translation: MREVQGLLFDLDNTLMDRDQTFRSFSRAFVGEFLSHLSEEQAAQVVEDMIVRDADGYRDKDGFFAELSGVLPWEKALSAAEIREYYDETYIRHGAIMKHAVETLEYCKQRGYPLGLVTNGSRDIQYGKIDLLGLRGYFRTIVISGEVGIWKPAPGIYQLALERLGTPADKTLFIGDHPVNDIEGAARAGMRTIWLKRNHAWDASLKAEPVAAIDELDELQRMI
- a CDS encoding ABC transporter substrate-binding protein, which translates into the protein MKYKLKLLLPFLIILLSLSVIAGCGGSSAAVKVKIGEVTRSVFYAPEYVALSQGFFKDEGLDVELQTIPGGDKTMTALLSGAIDVALVGSETSIYVYQQGADDPVINFAQLTQRDGTFLFARTPDNHFTWDKVKGSTFLGQRQGGMPQMAGAFTLKNKGIDTAKDIKLIQNIDFANIAGAFASGTGDYVQLFEPQASIFEKEGRGQVVASFGVESGYLPYTVFMAKQSYIGKNKETVQKFTNAIQRAQLWVKAHSAEEIADAVMPYFDKTDRSIVVSAISRYKEQDTYAVNPVIDDKEWNNLLDVIDYAGELKERIPAGTIVDNSFAQQAESSVK
- the rsgA gene encoding ribosome small subunit-dependent GTPase A, with the translated sequence MIIEQYGWNEEWKSKWTEKLKQLDAGRELVPGRISGDFGSKYRVISGSGEMWSELSGKLRHSLTGSGEYPAVGDWVVLAVQDGGAHGVIHAVLPRRSVISRKVPGPNQEEQLVASNVDTLFLVSALNDDFNVRRMERYLIMAWNSGANPVILLTKADLCTDADVKIAEMERTAPGVPVHAVSAVQGEGREALLPYLGSGQTVALTGSSGCGKSTMVNWLSGRELQLTQEVREGDSRGRHTTTHRELFALPDGGIIIDTPGMRELQLWEDDGGLELAFGEISTLAADCRFSDCSHTREEGCAVLAALASGELEEKRLLSYRKTQKELQYQNSKEAKQKRKTMAAATKAKPPRAKGSSWQRVLEEY
- a CDS encoding ABC transporter ATP-binding protein, coding for MLPVVELKEITHAYLGDGEANLAIEDLNLTVGAGEFISLVGPSGCGKTTILSIIAGLLQPSRGEVLLSGRPVTGPSPEVGYMLQQDYLFPWRTIQDNVLLGLELTGRLTGSSRAQTLQLLADMGLEGKEQAYPAQFSGGMRQRVALVRTLATDPGLLLLDEPFSALDYQIKLQLEDLVSETLLRRGTTAILVTHDLSEAIAVSSRVILLQRNPGRIRKVFEVPEAIRSTPPLYARDLPGFAELFHEIWKEMELAGRDEM
- a CDS encoding FMN-dependent NADH-azoreductase, with product MSNVLFIKANNRPAEQAVSVQLYNEFLASYKETHPQDQITELDLFAEQLPYYDNTLITGVYKAAQGFEATPEEAAGAALVKKYLDQFLAADKVVFAFPLWNMTVPAVLHTYIDYLNQAGTTFKYTAEGPVGLLTGKKAAVLNARGGVYSEGPAASAEMAVNFILGNLNFWGFKEITQVIIEGHNQNPDKSADIIASGLQLAKTAAASF
- a CDS encoding DUF3939 domain-containing protein, with protein sequence MLFKRAKKNKSPVAPVVTLPQIKQAVRQFEEDMPAPINRTVLIQEDKSIDLSRLKRYLGGVPEQKFYMSSETFEIFEEADKLVPYYLDMVQSAVDHYISDTGKLPLLEDAWLPEVHYRLLATERYLKETPPFPLYITDEEMMLTHRPEHFES